One part of the Dioscorea cayenensis subsp. rotundata cultivar TDr96_F1 chromosome 2, TDr96_F1_v2_PseudoChromosome.rev07_lg8_w22 25.fasta, whole genome shotgun sequence genome encodes these proteins:
- the LOC120274218 gene encoding uncharacterized protein LOC120274218, translating into MDLPEILLFASEFDVLSDDQNVIDGGELSDSSKDLEEGLVDVSLVEDNSEEDEETTEARGKVRRYVQMEKTLARGMMTKVMLKKEIWDNQERVLLFRYVKNDGTRVRAKCLCKKDANGWFLFMVRLGQKMYVVKKYIAEHSCLVGTFKNRRATGKVIANKFFDVINGMPFIKPRHLKAMVRKELGVFISDKVCRNAKAIVLRKLEKQFKEDFLVLNSYVLELKEANPESTVTVVSKRQEGLQYPISQRIYICLTPIREGFMAGCRNIIGIDWCFLKGLVKGMLLVAVGRDGNNQMFPVAWVVVEKETTESWVWFIQHLSSDLRLGDGLGWSLISDMQKRIIHTVRDLLPLIKHRMCARHVYARWGKRHAGKEIQLQFWNTSRSTNKVDMLMHLDRMRGLKEGTSAVEDLLENWPIEGWCCAFFNDVVKCEVIDNNMCETFNGVILEARHKAIITMLEDIRQYCMTRIVVKRENTAKWKSSCGPRICARIEKERAKSGKWQVEWSGGAKHEVFWDNLFFHAREGYVVLLENHSCSCGKWDKTGIPCQHALAALAFQGLDPLEYIAHWFKKETYLKAYQFPVNPLRGRAFWATSEEGPLLPPIVKKMPRRPATKRRREPMEPRNKSKTNISREGRVMTCSICHTKGHNKARCAQRTNVNHSGGIIVGREVRYGSAFITASELLGPNVRNLECRDQKGRKRKVQGLIQ; encoded by the exons ATGGACCTGCCAGAAATCTTATTGTTTGCTAGTGAATTTGATGTGTTGAGTGATGACCAGAATGTGATTGATGGTGGAGAGCTAAGTGACTCTAGCAAAGATTTGGAAGAAGGATTAGTAGATGTCTCTCTTGTAGAAGATAATTCAGAGGAAGATGAGGAAACCACAGAAGCTAGGGGTAAAGTTAGGAGATATGTGCAGATGGAGAAGACATTAGCAAGGGGAATGATGACCAAGGTGATGCTGAAGAAGGAAATTTGGGACAACCAA GAAAGGGTTTTGCTTTTCAGGTATGTGAAGAATGATGGGACAAGGGTTAGGGCAAAATGTCTTTGCAAAAAGGATGCAAATGGGTGGTTTTTGTTCATGGTGCGATTGGGACAGAAGATGTATGTAGTGAAGAAGTATATTGCAGAACATTCATGCCTAGTAGGGacttttaaaaataggagggcAACAGGAAAAGTTATTGCAAACAAATTCTTTGATGTCATAAATGGCATGCCGTTTATAAAACCTAGGCACTTGAAGGCCATGGTGAGAAAAGAGTTGGGCGTGTTCATCTCTGATAAGGTCTGTAGAAATGCAAAGGCAATTGTTCTGCGGAAATTGGAGAAGCAATTCAAGGAGGACTTTTTGGTGTTAAATAGTTATGTTCTGGAATTAAAAGAAGCCAATCCTGAGAGTACTGTAACTGTTGTATCCAAAAGACAAGAAGGATTACAATATCCTATTTCCCAGAGGATTTATATTTGCCTAACACCAATTAGAGAAGGTTTTATGGCTGGTTGTAGAAATATCATAGGCATAGATTGGTGTTTTTTAAAAGGATTGGTGAAGGGGATGCTACTAGTGGCAGTGGGGAGAGATGGCAACAACCAGATGTTCCCAGTGGCATGGGTTGTTGTTGAGAAGGAGACAACTGAGAGTTGGGTCTGGTTTATTCAGCATCTAAGTTCTGATCTACGACTTGGGGATGGCCTTGGCTGGTCACTCATTAGTGATATGCAAAAG agaatCATCCATACTGTGAGGGATCTATTGCCATTAATCAAACATAGAATGTGTGCGAGGCACGTATATGCAAGATGGGGCAAAAGACATGCCGGTAAAGAAATCCAATTGCAATTTTGGAACACTTCTAGGTCAACAAACAAGGTTGACATGCTCATGCACTTAGATAGGATGAGAGGCCTGAAGGAGGGGACAAGTGCTGTAGAGGATTTATTGGAGAATTGGCCCATTGAAGGCTGGTGTTGTGCATTCTTTAATGATGTGGTCAAATGTGAAGTCATCGACAACAATATGTGCGAGACTTTCAATGGAGTTATACTTGAAGCTAGGCACAAGGCAATTATCACAATGTTGGAGGACATTAGACAGTATTGCATGACAAGAATAGTTGTCAAAAGAGAAAACACTGCCAAATGGAAAAGTAGTTGTGGCCCTAGGATTTGTGCAAGGATTGAAAAAGAAAGGGCAAAAAGTGGAAAATGGCAGGTAGAGTGGAGTGGAGGGGCAAAGCATGAGGTATTCTGGGATAATTTGTTCTTTCATGCTAGGGAAGGTTATGTTGTGTTATTGGAAAACCATAGTTGTTCTTGCGGGAAGTGGGACAAGACAGGAATTCCTTGTCAGCATGCCCTCGCAGCACTTGCTTTTCAAGGCTTAGATCCATTGGAATATATTGCTCATTGGTTCAAGAAGGAGACATACCTCAAGGCTTATCAATTCCCAGTCAATCCACTTAGAGGAAGAGCCTTTTGGGCGACAAGTGAGGAAGGTCCATTGCTTCCACCCATCGTGAAGAAAATGCCCAGAAGGCCTGCTacaaagaggagaagagaaCCAATGGAACcaagaaataaaagcaaaactAATATTTCAAGAGAAGGGAGGGTCATGACATGCAGCATTTGCCATACAAAAGGGCACAATAAGGCCCGTTGTGCACAAAGAACAAATGTT